The Enterobacter cloacae complex sp. ECNIH7 nucleotide sequence AAACGACACGCTGGAAACGTATCAGTTTGGCGTGCGTTCCGGTGCTAAATCAGGTCTTGAGGCGAATCTGGACATTACCGAGGACGGTATTTCCATTCGTCACCGTGGAAAAGGAAGGCAGTGCTTCATCAAAACAGAGTTTGCGCTGCAGCGGCATCAGCAGCAGGGAGAGCTCCACGCACTGTTGCTTGAGGAGCCGGAGAATCATCTCAGCCATGTCAGTATGAAGAGGCTGGTTAATCAGCTTGCCACTGAACGGCAGACGCAGGTGTTTATTGCCACACACAGCAGCCATATCTCCTCCCGCCTCGATCTACGTAAGGCAATCCTCCTCGGATCTACCCGGCCGGTACTGATGAATGAACTTTCCGCTGAGACTGCCGCCTTCTTCATGAAAGCACCGGATAATAACGTGCTGGAATTTGCGCTAGCCAGACGTGCACTGCTCGTGGAGGGGGATGCTGAGTTTATTCTGATTGAGGCCTTTTATCGCCGCCTGTATGGCAGGGCGCCGGAGGATGACGGGGTTCACATCATCGCTATCGGCGGAACGAGTTTCCGTCGTTATCTTGAACTGGCCCGTCTTCTGGAAAATCGCGTCGCGGCCCTTCGTGATAATGACGGAAACTATCAGCAAAACTGCGATGAACGCTATGCTGACGTGCTGTGTTCCCGCACCCGGGCATTTGCTGATCGCGACAACACCCGATCCACATTTGAAATCTGCCTGTATCAGGATAACGCTGCTCTGTGTGACGCGCTTTTCCGCGGAACCCGCCGAACACTCACG carries:
- a CDS encoding ATP-dependent nuclease yields the protein MPLITRLMLQNFKKFPELDLRFTHDRNILVGDNESGKSTILLALDLVLSDSRHRVEALGVESLLSQSAVRHFQEGERRAELLPVLTADVFLSNGGDPDLNGRQNLAGIDADGLRMRIAPMTEEYGQDIHNVLQQDPDNFPYEYYSVRFSTFSGGHFAGFRRYLRHLLLDSARIDNEHAAQEYTRTVYSVNVPVADRYRLENSYRQQKMLFCTRHLSAINDTLETYQFGVRSGAKSGLEANLDITEDGISIRHRGKGRQCFIKTEFALQRHQQQGELHALLLEEPENHLSHVSMKRLVNQLATERQTQVFIATHSSHISSRLDLRKAILLGSTRPVLMNELSAETAAFFMKAPDNNVLEFALARRALLVEGDAEFILIEAFYRRLYGRAPEDDGVHIIAIGGTSFRRYLELARLLENRVAALRDNDGNYQQNCDERYADVLCSRTRAFADRDNTRSTFEICLYQDNAALCDALFRGTRRTLTVQEYMLANKAEAAFRLLQLHAEELTVPDYIQEALAWIRE